In Cupriavidus taiwanensis, the following proteins share a genomic window:
- a CDS encoding AMP-binding protein, translating to MNEQAFFADLEARHRKIWPAGLPDAPVYPHGEVPLGDYLRAWARKRPDHAALVWYGTTVTYAELDDLSERCAALLSGRGVGAGDRVAVMMGNCPQFHIVFYAILKLGAVYVPVNPLFKEQELEYELNDAGATTIIVQDQLAPLLMSVRARTPLQAIYTTSAGAMLPAQPELPLPAGLDAPALAVDGAIDLLRALRETAPVALPPVDLDALAALNYTGGTTGLPKGCMHTQRDMLYTAAASYALTGGVDAARLAEGADDVMLNFLPMFWIAGENLGLIYPIFSGATVVLLARWDPVAVMAAIERYRVNRTFVVVDNAVELMNHPECGRYDLRSLQHTRAASFIRKITPDIRQRWHALTGSIIAEGAWGMTETHTSDTFTTGMQDDDMDLRGRPVFVGLPVPGTRIKICDFDTGAVLPVGAEGEIVVSTPSLFKGYWGRPDVDAEVFRDGWFRTGDIGAYDEAGYLHFLGRRKEMLKVRGMSVFPSELEVLLSRHPAVLGSAVVGRPDPDKGQVPVAFIRLRPEHADGTTADALHAWCREQMAVYKVPEIRILPEFPLTATGKVRKVELQALLDTEAGG from the coding sequence ATGAACGAACAGGCGTTCTTCGCGGACCTGGAAGCCCGGCATCGCAAGATCTGGCCCGCCGGCCTGCCCGACGCACCGGTCTACCCGCATGGCGAAGTTCCGCTGGGCGACTACCTGCGCGCCTGGGCGCGCAAGCGCCCGGACCATGCGGCGCTGGTCTGGTACGGCACCACCGTCACCTATGCCGAACTCGACGACCTGTCCGAGCGCTGCGCCGCGCTGCTCAGCGGGCGCGGCGTGGGCGCGGGCGACCGCGTCGCGGTGATGATGGGCAATTGCCCGCAGTTCCACATCGTGTTCTACGCCATCCTGAAGCTGGGCGCGGTGTACGTGCCGGTCAACCCGCTCTTCAAGGAGCAGGAGCTGGAGTATGAGCTGAACGATGCCGGCGCCACCACCATCATCGTGCAGGACCAGCTGGCGCCGCTGCTGATGTCGGTGCGCGCGCGCACGCCGCTGCAGGCAATCTACACCACCAGCGCGGGCGCGATGCTGCCGGCCCAGCCCGAGCTGCCGCTGCCGGCCGGACTCGATGCGCCCGCGCTCGCCGTCGACGGCGCCATCGACCTGCTGCGGGCACTGCGCGAGACCGCGCCGGTGGCGCTGCCGCCGGTCGACCTGGACGCGCTGGCCGCGCTGAACTACACCGGCGGCACCACCGGCCTGCCCAAGGGCTGCATGCACACGCAGCGCGACATGCTGTACACCGCTGCGGCCTCGTATGCGCTCACCGGCGGCGTCGATGCGGCGCGGCTGGCCGAGGGCGCCGATGACGTGATGCTGAACTTCCTGCCGATGTTCTGGATCGCGGGCGAGAACCTCGGCCTGATCTACCCCATCTTCAGCGGCGCGACCGTGGTGCTGCTGGCGCGCTGGGACCCGGTCGCGGTGATGGCCGCAATCGAGCGCTACCGCGTCAACCGCACCTTCGTCGTGGTCGACAACGCGGTCGAGCTGATGAACCACCCCGAGTGCGGCCGCTACGACCTGCGCTCGCTGCAGCATACGCGCGCGGCCTCGTTCATCCGCAAGATCACGCCCGACATCCGCCAGCGCTGGCACGCGCTGACCGGCAGCATCATTGCCGAAGGCGCATGGGGCATGACCGAGACCCACACCAGCGACACCTTCACCACCGGCATGCAGGACGACGACATGGACCTGCGCGGCCGCCCGGTCTTCGTCGGCCTGCCGGTGCCGGGCACGCGCATCAAGATCTGCGACTTCGACACCGGCGCGGTGCTGCCGGTCGGCGCCGAAGGCGAGATCGTGGTCAGCACGCCGTCGCTGTTCAAGGGCTACTGGGGCCGCCCCGACGTCGACGCCGAGGTGTTCCGCGACGGCTGGTTCCGCACCGGCGATATCGGCGCCTATGACGAGGCCGGCTACCTGCATTTCCTGGGCCGGCGCAAAGAGATGCTGAAGGTGCGCGGCATGAGCGTGTTCCCGTCCGAGCTGGAGGTGCTGCTGTCGCGCCACCCGGCGGTGCTGGGCTCGGCCGTGGTGGGCCGTCCGGACCCCGACAAGGGCCAGGTGCCGGTGGCCTTTATCCGCCTGCGTCCCGAGCATGCCGACGGCACCACCGCCGATGCGCTGCATGCCTGGTGCCGCGAGCAGATGGCGGTCTACAAGGTGCCCGAGATCCGCATCCTGCCCGAGTTCCCGCTGACCGCCACCGGGAAGGTGCGCAAGGTGGAACTGCAGGCGCTGCTGGACACCGAGGCCGGCGGCTGA
- the bamE gene encoding outer membrane protein assembly factor BamE domain-containing protein produces MGLIASMLALFGCDQQKVDEAMKKAGETARNTWNAIKPDSELFKGIVPGQSTEEDLRRQAGKPEIVWEEADGGRRLEYPRGPEGTTTWMVTIGADGKVAKIEQVLSAENFARVRAGMSKDDIRRLLGKPTKVEAFALKKEEVWGYRWMETSTDKAFFNVHFNSDGTVTTTSRSDDPSRMQGG; encoded by the coding sequence ATGGGACTGATTGCCTCGATGCTTGCGCTGTTCGGCTGCGACCAGCAGAAGGTCGATGAAGCCATGAAGAAGGCGGGCGAGACCGCGCGCAACACCTGGAACGCGATCAAGCCCGACAGCGAGCTGTTCAAGGGCATCGTGCCGGGCCAGTCGACCGAGGAAGACCTGCGCCGCCAGGCCGGCAAGCCCGAGATCGTCTGGGAAGAGGCCGACGGCGGGCGCCGCCTGGAATACCCGCGCGGCCCCGAGGGCACCACCACGTGGATGGTCACCATCGGCGCCGACGGCAAGGTCGCTAAGATCGAGCAGGTGCTGTCGGCCGAGAATTTCGCGCGCGTGCGCGCCGGCATGAGCAAGGACGATATCCGCCGCCTGCTGGGCAAGCCCACCAAGGTGGAAGCGTTCGCGCTGAAGAAGGAAGAGGTGTGGGGCTACCGCTGGATGGAAACCTCGACCGACAAGGCCTTCTTCAACGTGCATTTCAACAGCGACGGCACCGTCACCACCACCTCGCGCAGCGACGATCCGTCGCGGATGCAGGGCGGCTGA
- a CDS encoding ABC transporter substrate-binding protein encodes MQVKTLSGATRHRLLAGIVAAAIAPLAPGAAPAPATGSLTVAFGAESTTLDPVKISAGVDHYFVGQIFEMLVRRNAALKDENWLAQSWKLETGKDGKPVLDVQLRKGVRFHNGDPLTSEDMEFSWQRQRDPKSSFFSHYVSSVERFEIVDAHRFKLHFKEPDAQFLVGNMQLWAMPKKYIQTVGEEAFARKPVGTGPWKFVSRTVKDELKLEAFDGYWNQDKRPGVKELTIKVIPEDLTRVAAFKTGKVDFIDNVPPSMVEEFKKMPGVKTVTLVSGNNLFLNFNTQMPKSPFNDVRVRQAAAHAIDVDAIIKRVLFGQGERYAQVGKESNGYDPALKPYAFDQKRARELLKQAGYPNGFDTPCYNLTTPREPGVKEVGEAMYAYLSAVGIRCQVRNLEYGAWISLGKRGRTGPPEMDGVLSWMWSQGLPGDPGLAWSGHLHSYQSGGGWGTYSYTSDPEVDALLEKQRQTMDPAARTALLQQIARLKQERVLGGLPTYRPLVTFAWRDNKIHYVPWPIRDYWRSFQEVSWKQR; translated from the coding sequence ATGCAAGTGAAGACACTGTCCGGCGCCACCCGCCACCGGTTGCTGGCCGGCATCGTCGCCGCGGCCATCGCGCCGCTCGCCCCCGGCGCCGCGCCAGCGCCCGCCACCGGCAGCCTTACGGTGGCCTTCGGCGCGGAATCCACCACGCTGGATCCGGTCAAGATCTCGGCCGGCGTCGACCATTATTTTGTCGGCCAGATCTTCGAGATGCTGGTGCGCCGCAACGCCGCGCTCAAGGACGAGAACTGGCTGGCGCAGAGCTGGAAGCTGGAGACCGGCAAGGATGGCAAACCGGTGCTGGACGTGCAGCTGCGCAAGGGCGTGCGCTTCCACAACGGCGACCCGCTGACGTCCGAGGACATGGAGTTCTCGTGGCAGCGCCAGCGTGATCCCAAGAGCAGCTTCTTCTCGCACTATGTCTCGTCGGTCGAGCGCTTCGAGATCGTCGACGCGCACCGCTTCAAGCTGCATTTCAAGGAGCCGGACGCGCAGTTCCTGGTCGGCAACATGCAGCTGTGGGCCATGCCCAAGAAGTACATCCAGACGGTGGGCGAGGAAGCCTTCGCCAGGAAACCGGTCGGCACCGGACCGTGGAAGTTCGTCTCGCGCACGGTCAAGGACGAACTGAAGCTGGAAGCCTTCGACGGCTACTGGAACCAGGACAAGCGCCCGGGCGTCAAGGAACTGACCATCAAGGTGATTCCCGAAGATCTGACGCGGGTGGCCGCCTTCAAGACCGGCAAGGTCGATTTCATCGACAACGTGCCGCCGTCGATGGTGGAAGAGTTCAAGAAGATGCCGGGCGTGAAGACCGTCACGCTGGTCAGCGGCAACAACCTCTTCCTGAACTTCAACACGCAGATGCCGAAGTCGCCGTTCAACGACGTGCGCGTGCGCCAGGCGGCCGCGCATGCCATCGATGTCGACGCCATCATCAAGCGCGTGCTGTTCGGCCAGGGCGAGCGCTATGCGCAGGTCGGCAAGGAGTCCAACGGCTACGACCCCGCGCTCAAGCCTTATGCCTTTGACCAGAAGCGGGCGCGCGAGCTGCTGAAGCAGGCGGGCTACCCCAATGGCTTCGACACGCCCTGCTACAACCTGACCACGCCGCGCGAGCCGGGCGTGAAGGAAGTCGGCGAAGCCATGTACGCCTACCTGAGCGCGGTGGGCATCCGCTGCCAGGTACGCAACCTGGAGTACGGCGCGTGGATCAGCCTGGGCAAGCGGGGGCGCACCGGCCCGCCGGAGATGGATGGGGTGTTGAGCTGGATGTGGTCGCAGGGGCTGCCCGGCGACCCCGGGCTGGCCTGGTCCGGCCACCTGCACAGCTACCAGAGCGGCGGCGGCTGGGGCACCTACTCCTACACCAGCGACCCCGAGGTCGATGCGCTGCTGGAAAAGCAGCGCCAGACCATGGACCCGGCGGCACGCACCGCGCTGCTGCAGCAGATCGCGCGGCTCAAGCAGGAGCGCGTCCTGGGCGGCCTGCCTACCTACCGGCCGCTGGTCACCTTTGCCTGGCGCGACAACAAGATCCACTACGTGCCCTGGCCCATCCGCGACTACTGGCGCTCATTCCAGGAAGTCAGCTGGAAGCAGCGCTGA
- a CDS encoding ABC transporter permease encodes MPEIAMPPARATAPVRQRPRHNLRGLPWFALAVLPLLLACAIGGEALLPHDPNGLDLGLAFQPPAWLAGGSWAYPLGTDNMGRDLLTRIMAGTRISLVVALYAILISGGIGTAAGMLAGYFGGRLDALIMRLVDIQMSIPALALALVLAAVLGPGFETVVLVIVVTYWTWYARIVRGEVMSLKQRDYVALARVAGCGTLTIFRRHLLPNLLNTLLVLATLQVGQVIIFEASLSFLGLGIQQPDVSWGLMLADARNYITNAWWAITMPGLAIMATCLASNLLGDWLRDHFDPKRRQL; translated from the coding sequence ATGCCTGAGATCGCCATGCCTCCTGCCCGCGCCACCGCGCCGGTGCGCCAGCGCCCGCGGCACAACCTGCGCGGCCTGCCGTGGTTTGCGCTGGCGGTGCTGCCGCTGCTGCTGGCCTGCGCCATCGGCGGCGAGGCGCTGCTGCCGCACGACCCCAACGGCCTCGACCTCGGGCTCGCGTTCCAGCCGCCGGCATGGCTGGCCGGCGGCAGCTGGGCCTATCCGCTCGGCACCGACAACATGGGGCGCGACCTGCTCACGCGCATCATGGCCGGCACGCGCATCTCGCTGGTGGTCGCGCTGTACGCCATCCTCATCTCCGGCGGCATCGGCACCGCCGCGGGCATGCTGGCCGGCTACTTCGGCGGCCGCCTGGATGCGCTCATCATGCGGCTGGTCGACATCCAGATGTCGATCCCCGCGCTGGCGCTGGCGCTGGTGCTGGCCGCGGTGCTGGGCCCGGGCTTCGAGACCGTGGTGCTGGTGATCGTGGTCACCTACTGGACCTGGTACGCGCGCATCGTGCGCGGCGAGGTGATGTCGCTCAAGCAGCGCGACTACGTGGCGCTGGCGCGCGTGGCGGGCTGCGGCACGCTCACCATCTTCCGCCGCCACCTGCTGCCCAACCTGCTCAACACCCTGCTGGTGCTGGCCACGCTGCAGGTGGGGCAGGTGATCATCTTCGAGGCCTCGCTGAGCTTCCTCGGCCTGGGCATCCAGCAGCCCGACGTGTCGTGGGGGCTGATGCTGGCCGATGCGCGCAACTACATCACCAACGCGTGGTGGGCCATCACCATGCCCGGGCTTGCGATCATGGCCACCTGCCTGGCGTCCAACCTGCTGGGCGACTGGCTGCGCGACCACTTCGACCCGAAACGGAGGCAGCTATGA
- a CDS encoding ABC transporter ATP-binding protein, translating into MTGPDPHVTQRPLPAAAPDTSSHGAPMLSVQGLTTHLELRRGLVRAVDGVDLHVNQGETLGVVGESGSGKSMTILSILRLLPRQGGVRLGGKVLLDGVDLLQLPEKTMSAQYRGRKIAMISQDPLTSLNPVFTVGDQVGAPLHYHGLADSRAARRRQVVQVLESVRIPSPETRLDDYPHQFSGGMRQRVVTGMAIASAPRLLVADEPTSALDVTIQVQIMALFRRIQAQTGVGIILITHDLGVAASICHRVAVMYAGRIVETGDVRTLYQRAAHPYTQALLQAIPHFGDRRERLYAIPGSPPSLVDPPHGCRFAARCPHRKPLCDDAYPPEIELESGHQVSCWLASAG; encoded by the coding sequence ATGACCGGCCCGGACCCGCACGTGACCCAACGCCCGTTGCCAGCGGCCGCCCCCGACACGTCCTCGCACGGCGCGCCGATGCTGTCGGTGCAGGGCCTGACCACCCACCTCGAACTGCGCCGCGGCCTGGTGCGCGCCGTCGACGGCGTCGACCTGCATGTGAACCAGGGCGAGACCCTGGGCGTGGTGGGCGAGTCGGGCTCCGGCAAGTCCATGACCATCCTCTCGATCCTGCGCCTGCTGCCGCGCCAGGGCGGCGTGCGCCTGGGCGGCAAGGTGCTGCTCGATGGCGTGGACCTGCTGCAGTTGCCGGAAAAGACCATGAGCGCGCAGTACCGCGGCCGCAAGATCGCCATGATCTCGCAGGATCCGCTGACCTCGCTCAATCCGGTGTTCACCGTCGGTGACCAGGTCGGCGCGCCGCTGCACTACCACGGCCTTGCCGACAGCCGCGCAGCGCGCCGGCGCCAGGTGGTGCAGGTGCTGGAAAGCGTGCGCATCCCGTCGCCCGAGACGCGGCTGGACGACTATCCGCACCAGTTCAGCGGCGGCATGCGCCAGCGCGTGGTGACCGGCATGGCCATCGCCAGCGCGCCGCGGCTGCTGGTGGCCGACGAGCCCACCTCGGCACTGGACGTGACCATCCAGGTGCAGATCATGGCGCTGTTCCGCAGGATCCAGGCCCAGACCGGCGTCGGCATCATCCTGATCACGCACGACCTGGGCGTGGCGGCCAGCATCTGCCACCGGGTCGCGGTGATGTACGCCGGGCGCATCGTCGAGACCGGCGACGTGCGCACGCTGTACCAGCGCGCCGCCCATCCCTATACGCAGGCGCTGCTGCAGGCCATCCCGCATTTCGGCGACCGGCGCGAGCGGCTGTACGCCATCCCGGGCAGCCCGCCCAGCCTGGTCGACCCGCCGCACGGCTGCCGCTTCGCGGCGCGCTGTCCGCACCGCAAGCCGCTGTGCGACGACGCCTATCCCCCCGAGATCGAACTCGAATCCGGCCACCAGGTCAGCTGCTGGCTGGCCTCGGCCGGCTAA
- a CDS encoding ABC transporter permease: MPIAKRLLHGLISILGASVIIFLISRLSGDPLALLLPADAPPEVIEQTRQHLGLDQPLAAQYLVFLRNAVTGDFGNSYRWQEPALGLILERLPATVELALAALAFSIAMAVPFGVLSAVYRGSWFDRFAKVFAMAGQAMPNFWVGLLLILLFAVQLNWLPAFGRESWHSLVLPAMALGWYPVAAQTRVVRSAMLDVLDSDYIRMGRAMGLPERVLIWKYALRNAAIPLVTILGVYFAAMLGGAFVVEVIFAWPGVGRTVVEAVFARDFPVVQAGVMLTSVLFVLSNLLVDLSYGLIDPRIRHA; the protein is encoded by the coding sequence ATGCCTATTGCCAAACGCCTGCTGCACGGCCTGATCAGCATCCTTGGCGCGAGCGTGATCATCTTCCTGATCTCGCGCCTGTCCGGCGACCCGCTGGCCTTGCTGCTGCCGGCCGACGCGCCGCCCGAGGTCATCGAACAGACCCGCCAGCACCTCGGCCTGGACCAGCCGCTGGCGGCGCAGTACCTGGTATTCCTGCGCAACGCCGTCACCGGCGACTTCGGCAACTCCTACCGCTGGCAGGAGCCGGCGCTCGGCCTGATCCTGGAGCGGCTGCCGGCGACGGTGGAACTGGCGCTGGCCGCGCTGGCGTTCTCGATCGCGATGGCGGTGCCGTTCGGGGTGCTGTCGGCGGTCTACCGCGGCTCGTGGTTCGACCGCTTCGCCAAGGTCTTCGCCATGGCGGGCCAGGCCATGCCCAACTTCTGGGTCGGCCTGCTGCTGATCCTGTTGTTCGCGGTGCAGCTCAACTGGCTGCCGGCCTTCGGGCGCGAATCGTGGCACAGCCTGGTGCTGCCCGCGATGGCGCTGGGCTGGTATCCGGTGGCGGCGCAGACCCGCGTGGTGCGCTCGGCCATGCTCGACGTGCTCGACAGCGACTACATCCGCATGGGCCGCGCCATGGGCCTGCCCGAGCGCGTGCTGATCTGGAAGTACGCGCTGCGCAACGCGGCGATTCCGCTGGTGACGATCCTCGGCGTCTACTTCGCGGCGATGCTGGGCGGCGCCTTCGTGGTCGAGGTCATCTTCGCCTGGCCCGGCGTCGGCCGCACCGTGGTCGAGGCCGTGTTCGCGCGCGATTTTCCCGTGGTGCAGGCGGGCGTGATGCTCACCTCCGTGCTGTTCGTGCTGTCCAACCTGCTGGTCGACCTGAGTTACGGCCTGATCGACCCGAGGATCCGCCATGCCTGA
- a CDS encoding ABC transporter ATP-binding protein: MLLEVENLKKHFPARGGGTVRAVDGVCFAVDAGQTYALVGESGCGKTTIARQLLLLERPSAGTIRFDGQDVLALDRKGVLGYRRQVQAVFQDPSSSLNPRLKVGMLLAEPLLAHGQGGDRAALRRRLLELLEIVGLPPGALDLYPHEFSGGQRQRIAVARALALQPRLIVLDEPTSALDVSIRAQIVNLLSDIQRSFGLAYVVIAHDLALVEHFSSAVGVMYLGNMAESGPSAAVFSAPRHPYTQALLGSAPRPDPDHQPAEGLILGDIGSALNPPAGCKFHPRCPRAVPACATEIPRMLRLDPAAGSAAPAHVAACHLLH, encoded by the coding sequence ATGCTGCTCGAAGTCGAAAACCTGAAGAAGCATTTCCCCGCGCGCGGCGGCGGCACGGTGCGCGCCGTCGACGGCGTCTGCTTTGCCGTGGATGCCGGCCAGACCTATGCGCTGGTGGGCGAGTCCGGCTGCGGCAAGACCACCATCGCCAGGCAGCTGCTGCTGCTTGAGCGCCCCAGCGCCGGCACCATCCGCTTCGACGGCCAGGACGTGCTGGCGCTGGACCGCAAGGGCGTGCTGGGCTACCGGCGCCAGGTGCAGGCGGTGTTCCAGGACCCGTCCTCGTCGCTCAATCCGCGCCTGAAGGTAGGCATGCTGCTGGCCGAGCCGCTGCTTGCGCACGGCCAGGGCGGCGACCGCGCCGCGCTGCGCCGGCGGCTGCTGGAGCTGCTGGAGATCGTCGGCCTGCCGCCCGGCGCGCTGGACCTGTACCCGCACGAGTTCAGCGGCGGCCAGCGCCAGCGCATTGCCGTGGCGCGCGCGCTGGCGCTGCAGCCGCGTCTGATCGTGCTGGACGAGCCCACCTCGGCACTGGATGTCTCGATCCGGGCGCAGATCGTCAACCTGCTGTCCGATATCCAGCGCAGCTTCGGCCTGGCCTATGTGGTGATCGCCCATGACCTGGCACTGGTGGAGCACTTCAGCTCGGCCGTGGGCGTGATGTACCTGGGCAATATGGCCGAAAGCGGGCCCAGCGCCGCGGTGTTCAGCGCCCCGCGCCACCCCTACACGCAGGCACTGCTGGGCTCGGCGCCGCGGCCCGATCCCGACCACCAGCCGGCCGAGGGCCTGATCCTGGGCGATATCGGCTCGGCGCTGAACCCGCCAGCTGGGTGCAAGTTCCATCCGCGCTGCCCACGGGCGGTGCCGGCCTGCGCCACCGAGATCCCCCGCATGTTGCGGCTGGACCCGGCCGCCGGTTCAGCCGCGCCGGCGCACGTGGCCGCCTGCCATCTCCTTCACTGA